In one window of Leptospira sp. GIMC2001 DNA:
- a CDS encoding DUF4340 domain-containing protein encodes MKMKYKALLGALAIFGMFLVMILTEEKQDYKTEEIYWKKDIHELQYAPPSEEWNSNNNQNYIKKSLTIKRLDKGGFSKLPFFIIETKDSENGNTTYEAGFNAKNLFTELSVLKINTVLDSNPSYLKEYKIEDKSSPTFSILESKEPEQILLGKELNDKTAISFAHANYILTTKAHTFRRFQAELFSFRERQLVNVGTGFIQKIRIKNSAETVEIENSPSPNEQGGRNNSWRRNTGTRLVFAPNLGDELDSAVKSLRYDLFPDEPNGASLEVANELTKSDLDTTIEVWTSDGFQYKILLFPKTSISEKDYRPVLRTVVGLIEESPAYVNNDTVSRLINIADRIRKAEKWQRPEKQIK; translated from the coding sequence ATGAAAATGAAATACAAAGCTCTTCTTGGAGCACTTGCAATTTTTGGAATGTTTCTTGTTATGATTCTTACGGAGGAGAAACAAGATTACAAGACAGAGGAAATCTATTGGAAAAAAGATATTCATGAACTTCAATATGCACCTCCCAGTGAAGAATGGAATTCCAATAATAATCAAAACTATATTAAGAAATCTCTGACAATAAAAAGACTAGATAAAGGTGGTTTTTCGAAATTGCCTTTTTTCATAATTGAGACAAAAGATTCCGAAAATGGCAACACTACCTATGAGGCAGGATTCAATGCCAAGAATTTATTTACCGAACTATCAGTACTCAAAATCAATACTGTGCTCGATTCGAATCCTTCATACCTCAAGGAATACAAAATTGAGGACAAATCTTCTCCGACTTTTTCAATTTTGGAATCCAAAGAACCAGAACAAATTTTGCTTGGTAAAGAACTTAATGATAAAACTGCGATATCTTTTGCTCATGCGAATTATATCCTAACAACCAAGGCTCATACTTTTCGAAGGTTTCAAGCGGAATTGTTTAGCTTTAGAGAAAGGCAACTTGTAAATGTAGGAACAGGATTTATTCAAAAAATTAGAATTAAAAATTCGGCGGAAACTGTTGAGATTGAAAATTCTCCATCACCGAACGAACAAGGTGGACGCAATAATTCTTGGCGAAGAAATACAGGAACTCGACTTGTTTTCGCACCGAATCTCGGTGACGAACTTGATTCAGCTGTTAAAAGTTTAAGATATGATTTATTTCCCGATGAACCGAATGGCGCAAGCCTAGAAGTAGCCAATGAATTGACTAAATCGGATCTTGATACTACGATTGAAGTCTGGACTAGTGACGGATTTCAATATAAAATTTTGCTTTTCCCCAAGACGTCGATCAGCGAGAAAGATTACAGACCGGTTCTCAGAACTGTAGTTGGATTGATCGAAGAATCACCCGCCTATGTAAACAACGACACAGTCAGTCGTTTGATCAATATTGCTGATAGAATAAGGAAAGCTGAAAAGTGGCAAAGGCCGGAAAAACAGATAAAATAG
- a CDS encoding 2-isopropylmalate synthase: protein MKYFNKYKPFPKFKFPERTWPNKTLVNPPIWCSVDLRDGNQALVQPMNIQEKLEFFHHLVGLGFKEIEVGYPAASDTEFEFLRELIEGDYIPDDVTIQVLTQSREDLIRRTFEGLKGAKKAILHFYNSTSPVQRQVVFGQNKSEIIALGVRAAELIQEIRMTKEFQDQNGKSRIRIEYSPESFSSTEPEYALEICQAVSKVFAPTIEDKMIINLPATVEVYTPNVYADIVEWFGKNFHNRDSIIISLHTHNDRGTGIAASELGLLAGADRIEGTLLGNGERTGNADLVTLALNFYSMGIDPHLDFSNINKTIQIFEKCNKIRVPERHPYAGELVFTAFSGSHQDAIHKGFQARNEREISDLEKSDKDQNTKKEIDINNLPWEIPYLPIDPKDLGRDYTSVVRINSQSGKGGVSFILEKDFGISLSKEEKKIFGQVVKDYSDSQGREVNTWELKRLWEKYNEELNAAGSLSSSIK, encoded by the coding sequence ATGAAATATTTTAACAAATACAAACCTTTTCCGAAATTCAAATTTCCCGAAAGAACATGGCCTAACAAAACTTTGGTTAATCCACCCATTTGGTGCAGTGTCGATCTACGAGATGGAAATCAAGCATTGGTGCAACCAATGAATATTCAGGAAAAATTAGAATTTTTTCATCACTTAGTCGGTCTCGGTTTCAAAGAAATTGAAGTTGGATATCCTGCCGCGTCTGATACGGAATTTGAATTCTTGCGTGAGTTGATTGAAGGTGATTATATACCGGATGATGTGACGATTCAAGTCTTGACTCAATCTCGCGAAGATTTGATTCGCAGAACTTTTGAGGGACTAAAAGGTGCGAAGAAGGCGATCTTACATTTTTATAACTCGACTTCACCAGTTCAAAGACAAGTTGTATTTGGCCAGAATAAATCAGAGATCATCGCATTGGGTGTGCGTGCTGCTGAATTGATTCAGGAGATTCGCATGACAAAAGAGTTTCAGGATCAAAATGGCAAGTCAAGAATTCGAATCGAGTATTCACCGGAATCTTTTTCCTCTACTGAGCCTGAATATGCATTAGAGATATGCCAAGCTGTATCTAAAGTTTTTGCACCAACAATTGAAGACAAGATGATCATCAATCTTCCTGCAACAGTTGAGGTGTATACGCCTAACGTATATGCGGATATAGTTGAATGGTTCGGAAAGAATTTTCACAATCGTGATTCAATAATCATTAGCTTACATACCCATAACGATCGAGGAACAGGGATCGCTGCATCTGAATTGGGATTACTTGCCGGAGCTGATCGTATTGAAGGAACTTTGCTTGGAAATGGTGAGAGAACGGGGAACGCAGATCTTGTGACCTTGGCTTTGAATTTTTATTCTATGGGAATTGATCCGCATTTGGATTTTTCAAATATCAATAAGACAATTCAAATATTCGAAAAATGCAATAAGATCCGTGTTCCAGAAAGGCATCCTTATGCGGGAGAATTGGTTTTTACAGCTTTCTCGGGTTCGCACCAAGATGCGATTCACAAGGGTTTTCAAGCAAGGAATGAAAGGGAAATATCTGATCTTGAGAAGTCAGATAAGGATCAAAATACGAAAAAGGAAATAGATATCAATAATTTACCTTGGGAGATTCCATACCTTCCTATTGATCCAAAAGATTTAGGTAGAGATTATACTTCCGTTGTTCGTATCAATAGCCAATCAGGTAAAGGAGGTGTGAGTTTTATACTTGAGAAAGATTTTGGGATCAGCTTATCCAAAGAAGAAAAAAAGATTTTCGGACAAGTTGTAAAAGATTATAGCGATAGCCAAGGCAGGGAAGTCAATACATGGGAATTGAAACGTCTCTGGGAAAAATATAATGAAGAACTTAATGCGGCTGGTAGTTTATCATCAAGCATTAAGTGA
- a CDS encoding adenosine kinase: protein MKKYDVFGVGNALVDIIVFLEDQFLQAKKLQKGIMTLMDESTQGSLLSDLHEYKKNLRSGGSAANTMIALANSGGTGCYTGKVSHDTYGEFYKKDIEEAGIVFETKPDKEGHTGTCLILTTPDAERTMLTSLGISITLKPEDIDQERLKASQFVYVEGYLWDGVTTKAASELTMKLAKENGVKVSFTYSDPFCVNRAKEEFIKLTKEYVDVVFCNLEEAYALTGKTSPIEALEVLGTLAPLCFMTAGREGSYVIENGKHSLVPGFPVKPLDTTGAGDSFAAGVLYGLTHGYSPEKSARWGNYVASRVVQEVGPRLTVKLMGRQDEILTGM, encoded by the coding sequence ATGAAAAAATACGACGTATTCGGTGTTGGCAATGCACTTGTTGACATTATAGTTTTTCTTGAAGATCAATTTCTTCAAGCTAAGAAATTACAAAAAGGCATCATGACTCTAATGGATGAGTCTACACAAGGATCTTTGTTATCAGATCTTCATGAATATAAAAAGAATCTTAGATCGGGCGGATCAGCTGCGAACACAATGATCGCTCTTGCCAATTCTGGTGGAACAGGTTGTTACACAGGAAAGGTAAGTCATGATACTTATGGCGAATTTTATAAAAAAGATATTGAAGAGGCAGGTATAGTTTTCGAGACCAAGCCAGATAAAGAAGGCCACACTGGAACTTGTCTTATTCTGACAACTCCAGATGCAGAACGAACCATGTTAACATCGCTCGGAATTTCTATAACATTGAAACCAGAAGACATTGATCAAGAAAGATTGAAGGCTTCTCAATTTGTTTATGTGGAAGGTTATCTTTGGGATGGAGTTACAACCAAAGCGGCAAGTGAATTGACTATGAAGCTCGCCAAAGAGAACGGGGTCAAAGTCTCCTTTACTTATAGTGATCCATTCTGTGTCAATCGCGCTAAGGAAGAATTTATCAAGCTAACAAAAGAATATGTTGATGTAGTATTTTGTAACCTTGAAGAAGCTTATGCATTGACTGGCAAAACTTCCCCGATTGAAGCTTTGGAAGTTCTTGGAACACTTGCTCCTCTTTGCTTTATGACTGCTGGTCGTGAGGGATCTTATGTTATCGAGAATGGAAAACATAGTCTAGTTCCAGGTTTTCCTGTCAAACCGTTGGACACAACTGGTGCTGGAGATTCTTTCGCAGCAGGTGTGTTATATGGTCTAACTCACGGCTATAGTCCTGAGAAGTCTGCGCGATGGGGCAATTACGTCGCTTCTCGTGTTGTTCAAGAAGTTGGACCTAGATTGACTGTCAAATTGATGGGACGTCAGGATGAAATTTTGACCGGAATGTGA
- a CDS encoding NADP-dependent isocitrate dehydrogenase, with translation MTQKISKIIYTEIDEAPALATYSLLPIVRAFSYGCGISIETKDISLAGRILANFPDNLTNDQKIGDYLAELGELSLKPEANIIKLPNISASIPQLKAAIAELQSQGFKIPDYPEEPKTDSEKEIKNRYAKVLGSAVNPVLREGNSDRRAPLSVKNYAKKNPKTVPMKPWSSESKTHISHMTSGDFYGTEKSITIPKATEAKIEFKSNDGKVTILKDKLKLIDGEILDSSVLNVRSLKKFYEEQIADAKAKDVLLSLHLKATMMKVSDPVIFGHAVSTYFADVYAKHKTTFQEIGVNPNNGLGDVYTKIQKLDESKRKEIEKDIQDTYSNRPKLAMVDSDKGITNLHVPNDVIIDASMPVVIRDGGKMWDPAGKLADTKAMIPDRCYATIYQEVVSDCQKNGAYDPTTMGTVPNVGLMAQKAEEYGSHDKTFIAQGDGTISIIDSSGKVLLEQKVEKDDIFRACQTKDAPIKDWVKLAYNRAKATGSPALFWLDKNRAHDAEIIKKVELYLKDFDTKGLDIQILSPVDAMKLSLQRIRAGKDTISVTGNVLRDYLTDLFPILEIGTSAKMLSIVPLMNGGGLFETGAGGSAPKHVQQFQSEGYLRWDSLGEFSALGASLEHVAVTFNNPKAQVLADTLDIAIGKFLDNDKSPARKVGEIDNRGSHFYLALYWSEALANQTKDSELKAKFEKVYKSLSENESTINAELIGAQGKPVDLGGYYHPDKKKTEAAMRPSKTLNGIVDSMQT, from the coding sequence ATGACACAAAAAATTTCAAAAATCATCTACACTGAAATCGACGAAGCACCCGCACTTGCGACCTACTCCCTCCTCCCAATCGTTCGCGCCTTCTCATACGGTTGCGGAATTTCTATCGAAACAAAAGACATTTCGCTTGCGGGAAGAATTTTGGCAAATTTCCCAGACAACTTAACCAACGATCAAAAGATCGGCGACTATTTGGCAGAGCTTGGTGAATTGTCTCTGAAACCAGAAGCAAATATTATAAAATTACCGAATATTTCTGCATCGATCCCACAATTAAAAGCGGCTATTGCAGAATTGCAATCGCAAGGTTTCAAGATTCCTGATTATCCTGAAGAACCTAAAACGGATTCAGAAAAAGAAATTAAGAATCGTTATGCGAAAGTTTTAGGAAGTGCGGTAAACCCGGTTCTAAGAGAAGGCAATTCCGATAGACGCGCTCCACTCTCAGTAAAGAATTATGCAAAAAAGAATCCAAAAACTGTTCCGATGAAACCTTGGAGTAGCGAATCCAAGACTCATATATCTCATATGACCTCGGGTGATTTCTACGGAACAGAGAAATCTATAACGATTCCAAAAGCTACCGAAGCCAAAATAGAATTCAAAAGCAATGATGGAAAAGTTACAATTCTCAAAGACAAACTCAAGCTCATAGATGGAGAGATTTTGGATAGTTCCGTACTAAATGTACGATCTCTTAAGAAATTCTATGAAGAACAAATTGCCGATGCCAAAGCTAAAGACGTTCTCCTATCGCTACATCTAAAAGCAACAATGATGAAGGTCTCTGATCCTGTTATATTCGGACATGCTGTATCAACTTATTTTGCTGATGTATACGCAAAACACAAAACGACCTTCCAAGAAATTGGAGTGAATCCGAACAACGGATTGGGTGATGTTTATACTAAGATTCAAAAACTTGATGAATCAAAGAGAAAAGAGATCGAGAAAGACATTCAAGATACATATTCCAATCGTCCGAAACTTGCAATGGTCGATTCTGATAAAGGAATTACCAACCTACATGTTCCTAACGACGTAATCATCGATGCTTCTATGCCGGTTGTTATACGTGATGGTGGTAAAATGTGGGATCCTGCAGGCAAACTCGCAGACACTAAAGCAATGATACCTGACCGTTGTTATGCGACAATTTACCAAGAAGTTGTTTCTGATTGTCAGAAGAACGGTGCTTATGATCCAACCACCATGGGAACAGTACCTAACGTAGGTTTGATGGCACAAAAAGCTGAAGAATATGGATCTCATGATAAGACCTTTATTGCTCAAGGAGATGGTACGATTTCGATTATTGATTCCTCCGGAAAAGTTCTGTTAGAGCAAAAAGTAGAAAAAGATGATATTTTTAGGGCTTGTCAGACAAAAGATGCTCCGATCAAAGATTGGGTGAAACTTGCTTACAATCGTGCAAAAGCGACTGGATCTCCAGCACTTTTCTGGTTGGATAAAAATCGTGCCCATGATGCAGAGATTATCAAAAAAGTTGAACTCTATTTGAAAGATTTTGATACGAAAGGTTTAGATATACAAATTCTTTCTCCTGTGGATGCAATGAAATTGTCTTTGCAAAGAATTCGCGCGGGCAAAGACACCATTTCCGTTACTGGAAACGTTCTTCGTGATTATCTAACCGATCTCTTTCCCATCTTAGAAATTGGAACCAGCGCAAAAATGCTATCGATTGTGCCACTCATGAATGGTGGTGGATTGTTTGAGACGGGTGCTGGTGGATCGGCTCCTAAACATGTTCAACAATTCCAAAGTGAAGGTTATTTGCGATGGGACTCATTGGGTGAATTCTCCGCGCTCGGAGCATCACTTGAACATGTAGCCGTTACATTTAACAACCCTAAGGCACAAGTATTAGCGGATACTCTGGACATTGCTATCGGTAAATTTCTTGACAATGATAAATCACCAGCACGAAAGGTTGGCGAAATTGATAACCGAGGAAGCCATTTCTATCTTGCGCTTTATTGGTCTGAAGCACTTGCGAATCAAACAAAAGATTCTGAATTGAAGGCAAAATTCGAAAAAGTCTACAAATCATTATCCGAAAATGAATCGACTATCAACGCAGAATTGATTGGTGCTCAAGGTAAGCCTGTTGATCTCGGCGGCTACTACCATCCCGATAAAAAGAAGACCGAAGCTGCGATGCGTCCAAGTAAAACGCTGAATGGCATTGTTGATTCAATGCAAACTTAA
- a CDS encoding ABC transporter permease, with product MNFQNVKWIFFKEIKVFFNTFLAPVVLGGTAFLNALFVMILNFNGRTNFEDATFVTFIAFMGTIIIAMAILSMGSIVEEKTKGTLELLFTSPITDAELVAGKFAFGMTIAAIITIFINGLFPVILYSYWKAPFYLVASGTIGVFLLGIFTYAIGMFGSSIGKNQMVSLLIAVMIILSLWVAGFFSHLFQATTRKVLFHLHIFSHFLGFAKGVLPLTSIVFFLSGIFLFLYLTIKSLESRRWRG from the coding sequence ATGAATTTCCAAAATGTTAAATGGATTTTCTTCAAAGAAATAAAAGTATTTTTTAATACATTTCTTGCGCCAGTTGTTCTGGGAGGAACAGCTTTTCTCAATGCCTTATTTGTTATGATCCTCAACTTCAATGGTCGAACCAATTTCGAAGATGCAACTTTTGTTACTTTCATAGCATTTATGGGAACAATTATTATCGCAATGGCGATTCTTTCAATGGGAAGTATTGTTGAAGAAAAAACAAAAGGAACTCTTGAATTGCTTTTTACGAGCCCAATCACTGATGCAGAGTTAGTTGCTGGTAAATTCGCATTCGGAATGACTATTGCTGCGATAATTACAATTTTTATTAACGGATTGTTTCCTGTGATCTTGTATTCTTATTGGAAAGCTCCCTTCTATCTTGTTGCAAGTGGAACGATTGGTGTTTTTCTCTTGGGGATATTCACTTATGCGATCGGAATGTTTGGTTCAAGCATTGGCAAAAATCAAATGGTATCTCTACTCATTGCAGTGATGATCATTCTAAGTTTATGGGTTGCTGGATTTTTCTCTCACCTATTCCAAGCAACGACAAGAAAAGTTCTATTCCACCTGCATATTTTTTCCCATTTTTTGGGCTTCGCAAAAGGTGTTCTTCCACTAACAAGTATCGTATTTTTCTTAAGTGGAATTTTCCTTTTTTTATATTTAACCATTAAATCCTTAGAATCGAGAAGATGGAGAGGATGA
- a CDS encoding Gldg family protein has product MTKLDKFLPFISLLALFFYYLFENFSDSKTVRFVFLIVSVAFILSDLIYRVIVQGFRNVQYSRFISSGLGVTAILLFQLRIWLDFPAKAGVVQEATIIPQIREFLLALTVILSMAFLIYTVFLEIGRMSLEAQSVLSDKKRNLLQNSIFGFIILIPILIAVNYIAVQRNYNFDLSESGKYSLSPISKSILRELSKDIEIIAFYPRPLEADGPGGSLALARIRPNLEIMLDQYSASSSKIKVRFINADVETDLLSGFGQVSNGLVLVRSKKENLVSEQSPYVEEKVSVKEQSDLNTLERRLTSAIINVSTPKRKAYFTSANGERYGTAFQNLTNEKIGQFVTGLTYLNFQIKELGFSENWPAESIPDDADLLVIVGPTVPFNDKSQTAILNYVNQRNGKVFISLEPQGKEDMNWLLGKAGVKFNPTQLSQTEGRAGFLVARDFPSHPISESLPKKEQGVVFPFVGSFETFTQPNIPFDFTSKFIMESIPDTFLDPKGTGKLDSNSNKSKFNLAVILQSISNKEESKLEGRVAVFSGTSWITDQFIGYNMNRSMALGTITWLYQNSVLNEIPEKKEEIKTINLTDKQKLMVWVIGMFLYPGSIILIGSYFVVSRRKSEDMIS; this is encoded by the coding sequence ATGACCAAGCTAGATAAATTTTTACCATTCATAAGCTTACTCGCATTATTCTTTTACTACCTGTTTGAGAATTTCTCGGATAGTAAAACCGTACGATTTGTATTCTTGATTGTATCCGTTGCATTCATACTATCGGATCTAATATACCGCGTGATAGTCCAAGGGTTTCGCAATGTGCAATATTCCCGATTCATATCCAGTGGACTAGGTGTTACAGCAATTTTATTATTCCAATTGCGTATCTGGTTGGATTTTCCGGCAAAAGCTGGCGTGGTCCAAGAAGCAACAATCATTCCGCAAATACGTGAGTTCCTCCTTGCCCTGACTGTAATTCTTTCTATGGCTTTCTTGATCTATACTGTTTTCTTAGAGATTGGAAGAATGTCTTTGGAAGCACAATCGGTTCTTTCGGATAAGAAGAGAAATTTGTTGCAGAACTCGATTTTCGGATTTATCATCTTGATTCCAATCTTGATTGCAGTAAATTACATAGCTGTTCAGAGAAATTACAATTTTGATCTAAGTGAATCTGGTAAATATTCTTTATCGCCCATATCGAAATCCATTCTAAGAGAACTATCCAAGGACATAGAAATCATAGCTTTCTATCCAAGACCTTTGGAAGCGGATGGACCTGGAGGGAGCCTAGCTTTAGCAAGGATTAGACCTAACTTAGAGATTATGCTAGATCAATACAGTGCCTCCTCATCAAAAATTAAAGTTCGATTTATCAATGCAGATGTCGAAACCGATTTATTATCTGGTTTCGGACAAGTCTCTAATGGATTGGTTCTGGTTCGATCCAAGAAAGAAAACTTGGTTAGTGAACAATCGCCTTATGTTGAAGAAAAGGTTTCTGTAAAGGAGCAATCGGATCTCAATACACTTGAGCGGAGATTGACTTCGGCAATTATTAATGTCTCCACACCCAAAAGGAAAGCTTACTTCACGTCAGCTAACGGGGAACGTTATGGGACTGCATTTCAAAATTTGACAAACGAGAAAATTGGACAATTTGTAACTGGATTGACCTACCTTAACTTTCAAATCAAAGAACTTGGTTTTTCTGAGAACTGGCCTGCTGAATCTATTCCTGATGATGCGGATCTATTGGTTATTGTTGGACCTACAGTTCCATTCAATGACAAATCTCAGACTGCAATTCTCAACTATGTCAATCAGAGAAATGGTAAAGTATTTATTTCATTAGAGCCTCAAGGCAAAGAAGATATGAATTGGCTTTTAGGTAAAGCGGGAGTGAAATTCAATCCAACCCAGCTTTCGCAGACTGAAGGTAGAGCAGGATTTCTAGTAGCAAGAGATTTCCCAAGTCATCCAATCAGCGAATCACTACCCAAGAAAGAGCAAGGTGTTGTGTTTCCATTTGTCGGATCTTTTGAGACATTCACTCAACCTAATATACCTTTTGATTTTACATCTAAGTTTATTATGGAATCAATTCCGGATACTTTTCTAGATCCAAAAGGTACGGGAAAATTGGATTCCAATTCCAATAAATCAAAATTCAATCTAGCTGTCATTCTTCAGAGTATAAGTAACAAAGAAGAATCGAAATTAGAAGGTAGAGTTGCTGTATTCTCGGGAACATCATGGATAACAGATCAATTCATCGGATACAATATGAACCGTAGCATGGCTCTTGGAACAATCACTTGGCTCTATCAGAATTCGGTACTAAATGAAATCCCTGAGAAAAAAGAGGAGATCAAGACGATCAACTTAACCGACAAACAAAAGTTAATGGTATGGGTCATAGGAATGTTCCTCTATCCAGGATCTATTATTTTGATCGGTTCTTATTTTGTAGTTTCGAGAAGAAAATCTGAGGATATGATTTCATGA
- a CDS encoding UDP-N-acetylmuramate--L-alanine ligase → MKIFLVGIGGIAMGNLARMLQEIGHEVSGSDQNLYPPMSDQLVNWGLSPKKGYSAENVNGQDLVIIGNAISRGNPEVEEILNSGIPYMSMSQALGHFFLKDKKVIVVAGTHGKTTTTFLLHYILKQLGLEPGLFVGGIRKDNHPGFEVGKGEWFVIEGDEYDSAFFDKGSKFLHYKPYYLITTALDYDHADIFKDLEAIRIQFRRLLRLVPSKGKIFFWEGSSELTTLTKEFKFAVSESYELGKKNSVLTYKKGILNWRKDKLPIRPKLIGLHNHRNAEAAVRVALNITPDREQEIQKAFISFPGVKRRQDVRFEDHETIVMEDFAHHPVAIRETILAVSEAFPEYKIISLFEPRSATSHTDTFQKEFSKSFQGSSIAFITEVFNTKKVSKDKRLDVHKLCTKLHANSRAIGVYCKTPKDLLTKLKKMLPAFKDEKVAILAMSNGAFGGIYSELVEIAKSRKG, encoded by the coding sequence ATGAAAATTTTTCTTGTAGGTATTGGCGGCATAGCAATGGGAAACCTTGCAAGAATGTTGCAAGAAATTGGGCATGAAGTGAGTGGTTCGGATCAGAATCTCTATCCACCTATGTCTGATCAATTGGTAAACTGGGGTCTATCACCTAAGAAAGGTTACTCTGCAGAGAATGTAAATGGACAAGATTTAGTTATCATCGGCAACGCAATCTCACGAGGCAATCCAGAAGTGGAAGAAATTTTAAATTCTGGAATTCCTTATATGAGTATGTCGCAAGCCCTCGGCCATTTCTTTCTAAAAGATAAAAAAGTCATTGTTGTTGCAGGGACACATGGAAAGACAACAACAACTTTCCTACTTCATTATATTCTAAAACAACTTGGCCTTGAGCCAGGATTATTTGTTGGTGGTATCAGAAAAGACAATCATCCTGGATTCGAGGTAGGTAAAGGCGAATGGTTTGTGATTGAAGGAGATGAATATGATTCCGCTTTCTTTGATAAAGGTTCGAAATTTCTACACTACAAACCGTACTATTTGATAACAACAGCTCTAGATTATGATCATGCAGATATATTCAAAGATCTTGAAGCTATTCGAATTCAATTCAGAAGATTGCTTAGATTGGTTCCAAGTAAGGGAAAAATCTTCTTCTGGGAAGGTTCAAGCGAACTCACAACTCTAACAAAAGAATTCAAGTTTGCAGTGTCAGAAAGTTATGAACTAGGCAAAAAGAATTCTGTACTCACCTACAAGAAAGGGATTCTGAATTGGAGAAAGGATAAACTCCCGATTCGTCCAAAGTTGATTGGATTGCACAATCATAGAAATGCTGAAGCTGCCGTACGGGTTGCACTAAATATAACACCAGATAGAGAGCAGGAAATACAAAAAGCTTTTATCAGTTTTCCTGGTGTTAAAAGAAGACAAGATGTTCGTTTCGAAGATCACGAGACGATTGTGATGGAAGATTTTGCTCATCATCCTGTTGCTATTCGAGAAACCATACTTGCCGTGTCAGAAGCTTTTCCTGAATACAAAATTATCAGTCTCTTCGAACCAAGATCTGCTACTTCGCATACTGATACATTTCAGAAAGAATTTTCGAAATCGTTCCAAGGTTCCTCGATTGCTTTTATTACAGAAGTATTCAATACAAAAAAAGTGTCCAAGGACAAAAGACTCGACGTTCATAAGCTTTGCACAAAGCTACATGCAAATTCTCGTGCAATCGGAGTGTATTGCAAAACTCCAAAGGACCTTTTGACCAAACTTAAAAAAATGCTACCCGCATTCAAAGATGAGAAAGTCGCAATTCTAGCAATGTCGAATGGAGCCTTTGGTGGAATCTATTCGGAGTTAGTTGAGATAGCGAAATCGAGAAAAGGATAA
- the pheS gene encoding phenylalanine--tRNA ligase subunit alpha: protein MAILEDIQSIYAEAENVLNSVANEEELDNQKNLFIGKKGKLTNILKVMGSLSVEEKKTLGKEANETQKKIEELVQNVRTKLKNEFYEVTLKQEFFDVLKPVKLSDKRGSIHPVSQIQAEVEAIFTSLGFSIMDGPEVETDENNFEALNFTGDHPARDTQDTFYTTDGKLLRTHTSAIQVRALRNLKPPFRIIAPGRVFRYEEVDASHETTFYQVEGMVVGKDISIAHLIYTMETLLSEIFKEKVKTRLRPGYFPFVEPGFELDIQCLVCKGKGCSVCKHSGWLELLPCGLVHPQVLEYGGLDSKEWTGFAFGLGLDRLVMMRYGIHDIRYLHSGNLRFLKQFPA, encoded by the coding sequence ATGGCAATCTTAGAAGATATACAATCCATTTATGCAGAAGCAGAAAACGTTCTTAATTCTGTTGCGAATGAAGAAGAACTAGATAATCAAAAGAATCTTTTTATCGGAAAGAAAGGTAAGCTTACAAATATTCTAAAAGTAATGGGCTCGCTATCTGTTGAAGAGAAAAAAACGCTTGGAAAAGAAGCGAATGAGACACAGAAAAAGATCGAAGAATTAGTACAAAATGTACGGACTAAATTAAAAAATGAATTTTACGAAGTCACTTTAAAACAAGAATTCTTCGACGTTCTTAAGCCTGTTAAACTATCGGATAAGCGAGGATCAATTCATCCTGTCTCTCAGATTCAGGCAGAAGTTGAAGCGATTTTTACATCACTAGGTTTCTCGATCATGGATGGTCCTGAAGTTGAGACCGATGAGAACAATTTTGAAGCATTGAACTTTACAGGCGATCATCCAGCAAGAGATACACAAGATACATTTTATACCACTGACGGTAAGCTACTACGAACTCATACATCAGCAATTCAGGTCCGTGCACTTCGTAACTTAAAGCCACCTTTTCGAATCATAGCTCCAGGCCGAGTATTCCGTTATGAAGAAGTCGATGCTTCTCACGAGACAACATTCTATCAAGTTGAAGGCATGGTTGTTGGTAAAGATATTTCTATCGCACATTTAATTTATACCATGGAAACCTTGTTATCCGAGATTTTCAAAGAAAAGGTAAAAACAAGACTAAGACCAGGATATTTTCCGTTCGTTGAACCAGGTTTCGAGCTGGATATTCAATGTCTTGTTTGTAAAGGAAAAGGTTGTTCCGTCTGCAAACATTCTGGTTGGCTGGAACTACTTCCTTGTGGTTTAGTACATCCTCAAGTGCTCGAATATGGTGGATTGGATTCTAAAGAATGGACTGGATTTGCATTCGGACTCGGGCTTGATCGTTTGGTTATGATGCGATATGGAATCCATGATATTCGATATTTGCATTCTGGAAATCTACGATTTCTAAAGCAATTTCCAGCATAA